From a region of the Bradyrhizobium sp. KBS0727 genome:
- a CDS encoding VOC family protein yields MALKNVIGIDHAVVMVKDLDQAAANYKRLGFTVSPRGTHSAHMGSGNYTIMFDPDYMELLGVLTPTEHNAPARAYLETRGEGIERVAFTAVDSAAGAEEIRARGYPPVGPTDFERPVTMPNGTISAAKFRTFEWPRAETPGGIRIFACQHKTRETVWIPELMQHANGARRLKQVIIVSPEPAKDAAHLSKMVDRDVRNEADGAVAVPSGGDRADFVFLTRDQLGKRYPDVSMAGLPERGGAGLVIAADLAAAEKALATTGVRSAGAIVVPPASGNGTLLAFVTA; encoded by the coding sequence GTGGCACTCAAAAACGTCATCGGTATAGATCACGCCGTCGTCATGGTGAAAGACCTCGACCAGGCAGCAGCCAACTACAAGCGGCTGGGCTTTACCGTGTCGCCGCGCGGCACCCACAGCGCGCATATGGGATCGGGCAATTACACCATCATGTTCGACCCCGACTATATGGAATTGCTCGGCGTCCTCACCCCGACAGAACATAATGCTCCGGCGCGCGCCTATCTCGAAACGCGCGGCGAAGGCATCGAGCGCGTCGCCTTCACCGCGGTGGATTCGGCTGCCGGCGCCGAGGAAATTCGCGCGCGCGGCTATCCGCCGGTTGGACCGACCGACTTCGAGCGGCCGGTGACGATGCCCAACGGCACGATATCGGCGGCCAAATTCCGGACCTTTGAATGGCCGAGGGCGGAGACGCCGGGCGGCATTCGCATCTTCGCTTGCCAGCACAAGACCCGCGAGACGGTGTGGATTCCCGAACTGATGCAGCATGCCAATGGCGCCAGGCGCCTCAAGCAGGTCATCATCGTTTCGCCGGAGCCGGCCAAGGATGCCGCGCATCTGTCCAAAATGGTCGATCGCGACGTACGCAACGAAGCGGATGGCGCGGTCGCAGTGCCCTCAGGCGGAGACCGCGCCGACTTCGTGTTCCTGACCCGCGACCAGCTCGGCAAGCGCTATCCTGATGTCTCGATGGCTGGCCTGCCCGAGCGCGGCGGCGCCGGGCTCGTGATCGCGGCCGATCTTGCCGCCGCCGAGAAGGCGCTGGCTACGACGGGCGTACGCAGCGCCGGCGCCATAGTCGTGCCGCCCGCCTCCGGCAACGGCACCCTGCTCGCCTTCGTCACGGCGTAG
- a CDS encoding FAD-binding oxidoreductase, with amino-acid sequence METTNVRWPDSLWAAVTPQGPDLPELIGTQQADVIVIGAGFTGLSTALHLREAGVDVTVVEAAEPGWGASGRNNGQVIPTLSRPDPEDIVARHGAVGERFVGLLRDSASTLFDVARRYNIEAEQEQAGWVQPVHSPGRIKIAERRVRQWSKFGAPVELLSRDEVREMTGSDAWFGGFWNKTGGHVNPLALARGLARAALGLGARIYARSPVESFARRNDRWIVRTAKGEISGRALVVATNAYSGEFSKSLVPDIASEVMPVLSWQMSTQPLSDNVRKTIIPGRQALSDTHGELYFARYDARNRLITGGAVIGPGNKVERIKARVTERLQRLWPQIGEVSFDHVWNGYVGMTTDFLPRVHHLGPNAYGWTGCNGRAVALTIALGDQLSKAVRGVPESELALPFTEPVPIVGHAILRKLAPLMLLVYRRRDAREIA; translated from the coding sequence ATGGAAACGACCAACGTCCGCTGGCCCGATTCGCTATGGGCCGCTGTGACGCCGCAGGGGCCCGATCTCCCGGAATTGATAGGCACGCAGCAAGCCGACGTCATCGTGATCGGCGCCGGCTTTACCGGCCTCTCGACCGCGCTGCATTTGCGCGAAGCCGGCGTCGATGTCACGGTCGTCGAAGCGGCGGAGCCGGGGTGGGGCGCGTCAGGTCGCAACAACGGCCAGGTGATCCCGACGCTGTCGCGGCCCGATCCCGAAGACATCGTGGCCCGGCATGGCGCGGTCGGCGAGCGCTTCGTCGGCCTGCTGCGCGACAGCGCATCGACGCTGTTCGATGTCGCGCGGCGCTACAATATCGAGGCCGAGCAGGAGCAGGCCGGCTGGGTGCAGCCGGTGCACTCACCCGGCCGCATCAAGATCGCCGAACGTCGTGTGCGGCAATGGTCGAAATTCGGTGCGCCGGTGGAATTGTTGTCGCGCGACGAAGTCCGCGAGATGACAGGCTCGGACGCCTGGTTCGGCGGCTTCTGGAACAAGACCGGCGGCCACGTCAATCCGCTGGCGCTGGCCCGTGGGCTGGCGCGCGCAGCACTCGGTCTCGGCGCGCGCATCTACGCGCGCTCGCCGGTCGAAAGTTTCGCGCGCCGCAACGACCGCTGGATCGTGCGGACGGCGAAAGGCGAAATCTCCGGCCGCGCGCTGGTGGTGGCGACCAATGCCTATAGCGGCGAGTTCTCCAAATCGCTGGTGCCTGATATTGCGAGCGAAGTGATGCCGGTATTGTCCTGGCAGATGTCGACGCAACCGTTGTCGGACAACGTTCGCAAGACCATCATCCCCGGCCGGCAGGCGCTGTCGGATACCCACGGCGAACTCTATTTCGCGCGCTATGATGCGCGAAATCGCCTGATCACCGGCGGCGCTGTGATCGGTCCCGGCAACAAGGTCGAACGGATCAAGGCGCGGGTAACGGAACGGCTGCAGCGGCTGTGGCCGCAGATCGGCGAGGTCTCGTTCGATCATGTCTGGAACGGCTATGTCGGCATGACGACGGATTTCCTGCCGCGCGTCCACCACCTCGGGCCCAACGCCTATGGCTGGACCGGCTGTAACGGCCGCGCGGTAGCGCTGACAATCGCGCTCGGCGATCAATTGTCGAAGGCGGTTCGTGGTGTGCCGGAGAGCGAACTGGCGCTGCCGTTCACCGAGCCGGTGCCGATCGTGGGGCACGCCATCCTGCGCAAGCTGGCGCCGCTGATGCTCCTGGTCTACCGGCGTCGCGACGCGCGCGAGATCGCGTAA
- a CDS encoding ABC transporter ATP-binding protein, translating to MSDSILSIEHLGVRLPKGADRSHALSDVSLSIKPDEILCVVGESGSGKSMMANAIMRLLPNEVTIDGGRVMFEGKDLASATVAEMRRVRGAGIAMIFQEPMTALNPLRTIGDQIAEMFSIHTELSKAEISEKVLALLADVHIPEPAGAAKAYPHELSGGQRQRAMIAMALALDPRLLIADEPTTALDVTTQAQILKLIRELQQRRKAAVLFITHDFGVVAEIADRVVVMQHGVIVEQGAATDVLNNPQHAYTKQLIAAVPPLKAPPPRAISGENILTISGVSKTYRTGGFLGRGARVTPAVRDVTLHLPRGATLGIVGESGSGKSTLARCLVRLIDPDNGSIVLEGKDWAKLSREEVRRETRHVQMVFQDPFASLNPRRKAAELVAQGPIVHGAPRAQAIADARELFALVGLDPSAGDRFPHEFSGGQRQRIGLARALALKPDVLVADEPVSALDVSVQAQVLKLLADLRQRLGLSIVFITHDLRVAAQICDLVAVMKDGAVVEHGLAGDVFGNPQHPYTQALLASIPGGDFTRKRDAALL from the coding sequence ATGAGCGACAGCATTCTCTCGATCGAGCATCTCGGCGTGCGTCTCCCCAAAGGCGCCGACCGCAGCCATGCGCTATCGGACGTTTCGCTGTCGATCAAGCCTGACGAAATCCTCTGCGTGGTTGGCGAATCCGGCTCCGGCAAGTCGATGATGGCCAACGCCATCATGCGGCTGCTCCCCAATGAAGTGACGATCGATGGCGGCCGGGTGATGTTCGAGGGCAAGGACCTCGCCTCTGCTACCGTGGCCGAGATGCGCCGGGTGCGCGGCGCCGGCATCGCCATGATCTTCCAGGAGCCGATGACGGCGCTCAATCCGCTCCGCACCATCGGCGACCAGATCGCCGAAATGTTTTCGATCCACACCGAGCTGTCGAAGGCCGAGATCTCGGAGAAGGTGCTGGCGTTGCTCGCCGACGTCCACATTCCCGAGCCTGCGGGCGCCGCAAAAGCCTATCCGCACGAACTGTCGGGCGGCCAGCGCCAGCGCGCCATGATCGCAATGGCGCTGGCGCTCGACCCAAGGCTCTTGATCGCCGACGAGCCGACCACGGCGCTCGACGTCACGACGCAGGCGCAGATATTGAAGCTGATCCGCGAGCTGCAGCAGCGCCGCAAGGCCGCGGTGCTGTTCATCACCCACGATTTCGGCGTCGTCGCCGAGATCGCCGACCGCGTCGTGGTGATGCAGCACGGCGTCATCGTCGAACAAGGCGCGGCCACTGATGTTCTCAACAACCCGCAGCACGCCTACACGAAGCAGCTGATCGCCGCCGTGCCGCCGCTGAAGGCGCCGCCGCCGCGCGCGATTTCGGGCGAGAATATCCTCACCATTTCAGGCGTGTCGAAGACCTACCGCACTGGCGGCTTTCTCGGGCGCGGTGCGCGCGTGACGCCGGCGGTCAGGGACGTCACGCTCCATCTGCCCAGGGGCGCGACGCTCGGGATCGTCGGCGAATCCGGCTCGGGCAAGTCGACGCTGGCGCGCTGCCTCGTGCGATTGATCGATCCAGATAACGGCTCGATCGTGCTCGAAGGCAAGGACTGGGCAAAACTATCGCGTGAAGAAGTCCGGCGCGAGACGCGCCACGTCCAGATGGTGTTTCAGGACCCGTTTGCCTCGCTCAATCCGCGCCGCAAGGCGGCCGAACTGGTGGCGCAAGGACCGATCGTGCACGGCGCGCCGCGGGCGCAGGCGATCGCCGACGCCAGGGAATTGTTCGCGCTGGTCGGGCTCGATCCTTCCGCCGGCGACCGGTTCCCGCACGAATTCTCCGGCGGCCAGCGCCAGCGCATCGGGCTGGCGCGGGCGCTCGCCCTGAAGCCTGATGTGCTGGTCGCGGACGAGCCGGTCTCCGCGCTCGACGTCTCCGTGCAGGCGCAGGTGTTGAAACTGCTCGCTGACTTGCGCCAGCGGCTCGGGCTGTCGATCGTCTTCATCACCCATGATTTGCGCGTCGCCGCCCAGATCTGCGATCTCGTCGCCGTGATGAAGGACGGCGCCGTGGTCGAGCACGGGCTTGCCGGAGACGTATTCGGCAATCCGCAGCATCCTTATACGCAGGCGCTGCTGGCTTCGATTCCCGGCGGCGATTTTACCCGCAAGCGCGACGCGGCCCTGTTGTGA